In the Brachyhypopomus gauderio isolate BG-103 chromosome 4, BGAUD_0.2, whole genome shotgun sequence genome, one interval contains:
- the ormdl1 gene encoding ORM1-like protein 1, whose product MNVGVAHSEVNPNTRVMNSRGIWLTYALGVGMLHIVLLSIPFFSVPVVWTLTNVIHNFGMYVFMHAVKGTPFETPDQGKARLLTHWEQLDYGVQFTSSRKFFTISPIILYFLASFYTKYDTAHFVINTASLLSVLIPKLPQLHGVRIFGINKY is encoded by the exons ATGAATGTTGGTGTAGCTCACAGTGAGGTGAACCCCAACACACGAGTGATGAACAGTCGGGGGATCTGGCTGACCTACGCCTTGGGTGTAGGGATGCTTCATATCGTGCTGCTTAGCATTCCCTTCTTCAGTGTTCCTGTCGTGTGGACCCTTACAAACGTTATTCACAATTTT GGTATGTATGTGTTCATGCATGCAGTGAAAGGCACGCCGTTCGAGACTCCAGACCAGGGCAAGGCcagactcctcacacactgggaACAACTGGACTATGGCGTGCAGTTCACATCCTCCAGAAAATTCTTCACAATTTCACCAATCATTTT ATATTTCCTGGCAAGCTTCTACACAAAATACGACACAGCTCATTTTGTGATAAACACTGCCTCCCTCCTGAGTGTGCTTATCCCCAAACTGCCACAGCTCCACGGAGTGCGGATCTTTGGAATCAACAAGTATTAA